A genome region from Vicinamibacterales bacterium includes the following:
- the glyS gene encoding glycine--tRNA ligase subunit beta, with product MERELLIEIGCEELPAAWLPKVTLEFARQLEVRLSEARIPAGSPLEAFSTPRRLVVTVAKLPDHQSDVEELITGPAVAAAYTSDGAPTKAATGFARKYASELSKLIEVDTPKGRYLAYSRHQTGAASTAVLPAVLAATLRDLNFPKQMQWDAALDDGHGELMFGRPIRWILFLFGGQVVPFEIGRTTLAEYTDVEALQSSNFTYGHRFLGKRASEPIKVKSIADYRAKVAERFVVLDHTERQQKVQKALLAKAEEHSGSVDLASPSVSALLEEVSDLVEWPQVVEGRFDETFLELPREVLTTTLMHHQHFFPLAGSDQSLLPVFLAVTNTAGKNSERVSRNAERVIAARLRDARFFWEADREILLESRLTRLDTLLFHKRLGSYREKSERIEKLAGWIVDKIFNRNDVRPDTCKAARLAKADLVTEMVGEFGELQGIMGGIYALEQQLSEPVWKAIYYHYLPVSPEPEARPTAVDLGTGAVTWAAVALADKLDTIVGLFSVGERPTGSRDPFGLRRQAHGIFKILLDLPELTGMTVRPSCDDLLSAAALPFESWKADANVKEAVSTFMLERLHYVLDQRGHDIRNVRAVIRATGSEVRPLDARGKLEVLPEFTESSEFKQLAMAFKRVRNIARDLSDADYEKAEQSSSDLGSLLTENAERHLLAELEARQPVIEDLIDAGEDFRRGFTEAAKFGPAVNRFFSEVFVMADDPVVRVARLRLMKRLERLILQLADISEIVVEAGETRASNLTGDVER from the coding sequence ATGGAACGAGAGCTTTTAATCGAGATCGGCTGCGAAGAGTTACCAGCAGCTTGGTTGCCAAAGGTGACACTTGAATTTGCCCGCCAACTGGAAGTTCGTTTGAGCGAGGCGAGGATTCCGGCCGGCAGTCCACTGGAGGCTTTCAGTACACCGAGAAGGCTCGTTGTGACAGTTGCCAAACTTCCCGATCACCAGAGTGATGTGGAGGAACTGATTACCGGACCAGCAGTGGCAGCGGCCTACACTTCTGATGGCGCGCCAACTAAGGCGGCGACAGGCTTTGCTCGTAAGTACGCCTCGGAACTCTCTAAGCTTATTGAGGTTGATACCCCGAAAGGACGGTATCTTGCTTACTCGCGTCATCAGACGGGCGCGGCGTCAACTGCGGTGTTGCCGGCAGTTCTTGCTGCCACACTCCGTGACCTAAATTTTCCAAAACAGATGCAGTGGGACGCTGCGCTCGACGATGGTCATGGCGAACTGATGTTTGGACGCCCGATTCGATGGATTTTGTTTCTGTTTGGTGGGCAAGTGGTTCCGTTTGAGATTGGTCGAACCACCTTGGCAGAGTACACTGATGTGGAGGCGCTCCAGTCATCCAATTTTACCTATGGCCATCGTTTTCTTGGTAAGAGGGCAAGTGAGCCTATTAAGGTGAAGTCAATAGCAGACTATCGAGCAAAGGTCGCTGAGAGGTTTGTTGTCCTCGATCACACTGAACGCCAGCAGAAGGTTCAGAAGGCCCTGCTCGCTAAAGCTGAGGAGCATAGTGGCTCAGTAGATCTTGCATCTCCTTCAGTGTCGGCGCTGCTTGAAGAAGTATCAGACCTTGTTGAGTGGCCACAGGTTGTGGAAGGTAGGTTCGATGAAACCTTTCTCGAATTACCCCGTGAAGTGCTCACAACGACGCTGATGCATCACCAACACTTTTTCCCATTAGCAGGTTCTGACCAGAGCCTTTTACCGGTCTTTCTGGCTGTGACGAACACAGCCGGAAAAAACAGTGAACGCGTCTCGCGAAACGCCGAGCGGGTAATAGCGGCTCGCTTGCGAGATGCAAGATTCTTCTGGGAGGCTGATCGTGAAATTCTGCTCGAGTCAAGGCTTACCCGATTAGACACACTGCTCTTTCATAAACGCTTAGGAAGCTATCGAGAGAAATCGGAAAGGATCGAGAAGCTGGCAGGCTGGATTGTAGACAAGATTTTCAATCGCAACGATGTGCGTCCTGATACCTGTAAGGCGGCTCGGCTGGCGAAGGCCGATTTAGTGACCGAGATGGTGGGAGAGTTTGGAGAACTGCAGGGCATCATGGGAGGCATTTACGCTTTGGAGCAGCAGCTTTCCGAACCTGTTTGGAAGGCCATTTATTATCACTATTTGCCCGTTAGTCCGGAGCCCGAGGCACGTCCCACTGCAGTTGATCTCGGGACGGGTGCTGTTACCTGGGCAGCCGTAGCGCTTGCCGACAAACTCGATACAATCGTGGGATTATTCAGCGTCGGCGAGCGTCCAACTGGCTCTCGTGACCCGTTCGGTCTTCGGCGACAGGCGCATGGCATTTTTAAAATTCTCTTAGATTTACCGGAACTGACCGGGATGACTGTACGGCCATCGTGCGACGACCTACTTTCCGCCGCAGCCTTACCCTTCGAGTCATGGAAGGCCGATGCTAATGTTAAAGAAGCTGTTTCGACATTCATGCTGGAGCGACTGCATTACGTTCTGGATCAGAGGGGGCATGATATTCGTAACGTCAGAGCGGTAATCAGGGCAACTGGTTCAGAGGTTAGGCCCTTGGACGCTCGCGGGAAACTCGAGGTGCTTCCTGAATTTACTGAATCGTCAGAGTTCAAGCAGCTCGCCATGGCGTTTAAGCGGGTTCGGAACATCGCGCGCGATTTATCCGATGCCGACTATGAAAAGGCTGAGCAGTCCAGTTCCGATCTAGGAAGCCTTCTCACGGAAAACGCTGAGCGCCATTTATTGGCCGAGCTCGAAGCTCGCCAACCGGTCATTGAAGACCTCATCGATGCCGGCGAGGATTTTCGTCGTGGCTTTACCGAGGCGGCGAAATTCGGTCCTGCTGTTAATAGATTCTTTTCGGAGGTGTTTGTCATGGCTGACGATCCAGTTGTTCGGGTTGCTCGGCTAAGGCTGATGAAGAGATTGGAGCGTCTGATTCTTCAGTTGGCGGATATTTCAGAAATCGTGGTCGAGGCTGGTGAGACCAGAGCTAGTAATCTGACCGGTGATGTTGAAAGATGA
- a CDS encoding glycine--tRNA ligase subunit alpha has protein sequence MTFQDLISALSNYWASKGCLIHQPLDLEIGAGTMHPETFLRVLGSSPWRVAYVQPSRRPADGRFGENPNRLFKHHQFQVLLKPSPDRSQQLFLESLEACGINCAAHDVRFEEDNWESPTLGAWGIGWQVMLDGQEITQFTYFQQAGGQVLSPVSTEITYGLERIAMLLQKVDNVFDIEWSPGVKYGAVRLQEEVEQSKYVFGKVDQPPEDFASFHRGLFEQYEAFAQTLLKTRLVIPALDYCLKCSHIFNILDASSGIGVAERTAYILRVRKLAVAIAQAYIDNGEVGEVNEAGD, from the coding sequence GTGACTTTTCAAGATCTCATTTCTGCCCTATCCAACTATTGGGCTTCGAAAGGGTGCTTGATCCACCAGCCGCTCGATTTAGAAATTGGAGCGGGGACAATGCACCCGGAAACGTTCTTACGGGTGCTAGGTTCGTCCCCATGGCGGGTTGCTTACGTTCAGCCCTCGCGGCGTCCGGCCGATGGTCGTTTTGGTGAGAACCCGAACCGATTATTTAAGCATCATCAGTTTCAAGTGCTTTTGAAGCCATCCCCAGACCGATCTCAACAACTCTTCTTGGAGAGTCTCGAGGCGTGTGGCATCAACTGCGCGGCCCACGATGTTCGATTTGAGGAGGATAATTGGGAGTCCCCAACCTTGGGTGCGTGGGGGATTGGCTGGCAAGTAATGCTCGATGGTCAAGAAATTACGCAGTTCACCTATTTTCAGCAGGCAGGTGGCCAGGTGTTGTCTCCAGTTTCCACGGAAATCACTTATGGCCTAGAGCGTATCGCCATGTTGTTGCAAAAGGTGGACAATGTTTTTGATATTGAGTGGTCGCCGGGGGTCAAGTATGGTGCGGTTCGATTACAAGAAGAGGTCGAACAATCAAAATATGTGTTTGGAAAGGTCGACCAGCCACCCGAAGACTTTGCTTCGTTCCATCGAGGGTTATTTGAGCAGTATGAGGCTTTTGCGCAGACGTTGCTTAAGACGCGTCTCGTAATTCCTGCACTGGACTACTGTCTTAAGTGTTCCCACATTTTTAATATTCTTGACGCAAGTAGCGGGATAGGGGTAGCCGAGCGCACGGCCTATATTCTTCGAGTGAGGAAACTCGCCGTTGCGATCGCGCAAGCATACATCGACAATGGAGAGGTCGGAGAGGTCAATGAAGCAGGTGACTAA
- the mutL gene encoding DNA mismatch repair endonuclease MutL, protein MAKIIRLSAELANQIAAGEVVERPASAVKELIENALDAGARRISVTIELGGKRFISVEDDGEGMSPDEAILALERHATSKLAKSSDLAAIHTLGFRGEALPSVASVCRLKLRTCGRGQVVGTLIEVSGGVTTSVREVGAPVGTLVEIRDLFFNMPARRKFLKSDRAESARVSKLVTQLALGYPEVGFSLKSSGRQVVQCGPTETVMERFYQLYGDRPDLLEVHKKAGEIAISGYVAALVNQRPSRGPQNIFVNRRIVKDRTVAHAIIDSYSRATIKERRPEVHLFIEVPADRVDVNVHPMKAEVRFLDQSFVHEVLRRTLTEALGESGPSQLHSKLMPTELNEPKVSQIPEVMVGASIPSRWTPVAAAFVRESPATLIPGNVPENEVVTSVSQPGGGIKPMIALGQFRDTFIVAVDEEGIVVVDQHVAHERVLFERVMTRLSSGRLESQRLLQPILLKLSVGQCQGLATHVEALTQIGFDIEPFGREDVRVRAVPALLTLGDCENAIRILANDLDELDASHGVDEALRRIAATTACHAAVKANDPLTSEKMRYILDELGRTSYSTVCPHGRPVLLRLGRREIERGFERS, encoded by the coding sequence ATGGCTAAGATCATTCGTCTTTCCGCTGAGCTGGCTAACCAGATCGCTGCGGGTGAGGTGGTTGAGCGGCCCGCGTCTGCTGTTAAGGAGCTTATCGAGAATGCTCTGGATGCTGGAGCACGACGGATCAGCGTAACGATTGAACTAGGGGGGAAGAGGTTTATTTCAGTTGAGGATGACGGTGAAGGAATGTCGCCAGACGAGGCGATTCTAGCGCTTGAGCGACATGCGACCAGTAAGCTGGCGAAATCAAGTGACCTTGCTGCTATCCATACGTTGGGGTTTCGCGGTGAAGCGTTGCCAAGTGTGGCATCAGTGTGCCGTCTAAAACTTAGAACTTGCGGTCGTGGTCAAGTTGTCGGGACGCTGATCGAAGTGAGTGGTGGCGTGACCACCTCGGTTCGCGAGGTGGGGGCGCCAGTAGGCACGCTGGTCGAAATCCGTGACCTTTTCTTTAACATGCCGGCGCGTCGGAAATTCCTCAAATCAGACAGGGCGGAATCAGCCAGAGTGTCAAAACTGGTAACGCAATTAGCGTTAGGTTATCCGGAGGTCGGATTCAGTTTGAAGAGTTCTGGGCGGCAAGTGGTGCAATGCGGCCCGACCGAAACGGTTATGGAACGCTTTTATCAGCTTTATGGTGACAGGCCAGATCTCCTCGAGGTCCATAAGAAGGCTGGGGAAATAGCGATTAGTGGCTATGTCGCAGCTCTCGTCAATCAACGACCGTCACGTGGTCCACAGAATATTTTTGTGAACCGGAGAATCGTGAAGGACCGAACAGTTGCACATGCGATCATTGACTCCTACAGTCGAGCGACGATCAAGGAGCGTCGACCAGAAGTGCATCTATTCATCGAGGTGCCCGCTGATCGGGTCGATGTCAACGTACATCCGATGAAGGCCGAGGTGCGATTCTTGGATCAATCATTCGTCCACGAGGTTTTGCGGCGTACGCTAACCGAGGCCCTTGGTGAAAGTGGTCCCTCTCAACTGCACTCCAAGTTAATGCCGACAGAACTCAACGAACCTAAGGTAAGCCAGATTCCTGAAGTCATGGTTGGGGCATCAATTCCGAGCCGGTGGACGCCAGTGGCAGCTGCTTTCGTGCGGGAATCACCAGCGACTCTGATACCTGGAAATGTGCCTGAGAACGAGGTGGTCACTTCTGTGTCACAGCCCGGCGGTGGCATCAAGCCGATGATAGCTCTGGGACAATTTCGCGACACCTTCATAGTTGCCGTGGATGAGGAAGGCATCGTTGTAGTTGATCAACACGTAGCCCATGAGCGTGTGTTATTCGAACGTGTAATGACTCGTTTATCCTCGGGTCGTTTAGAGAGTCAACGATTACTTCAGCCCATTTTGCTGAAGTTATCCGTTGGTCAATGTCAGGGACTCGCAACACATGTCGAGGCGCTGACTCAGATAGGCTTCGATATTGAACCGTTTGGTAGGGAAGATGTACGGGTCCGGGCTGTGCCAGCGCTATTGACACTTGGTGATTGTGAAAACGCAATTCGAATTCTTGCTAACGATCTGGATGAGCTTGATGCTAGCCATGGTGTTGATGAGGCGCTACGTCGGATTGCGGCGACCACTGCTTGTCACGCAGCCGTAAAGGCGAATGACCCGTTGACCTCAGAAAAGATGCGATACATTCTTGATGAACTCGGTCGCACCTCATACTCAACCGTATGCCCTCACGGGCGTCCTGTTTTACTCCGCCTTGGGCGTCGTGAGATCGAGCGTGGCTTTGAGCGGTCGTAA
- the ppdK gene encoding pyruvate, phosphate dikinase, whose translation MTKRTEKQATKKVVRGPRAAQRKTARKNGRGRVTRKARTAKNVYFFGEGKAEGNRDMRNSLGGKGAGLAEMTNAGLPVPPGFTISAEVCGLYYAREGKLPRSLDKEILKHLMRLERVTDAKFGSTENPLFVSVRSGSRFSMPGMMDTILNLGLNDKTVEGLKRKTRNGRFAADSYRRFIQMFGNVVLEIPKEAFDGVFERVKRDQRTRKDTGLSEKALRIVIDRYKRLVKRKTGKLFPQDPYQQLQMARDAVFQSWQNPRAIEYRRIYGIPSDIGTAVNVQLMVFGNTGNRSATGVGFTRNPATGQKEFYGEFLVNAQGEDVVAGIRTPKPIAELEKLMPSAYRQLRKITSRLERHYRDVQDFEFTIQDEELYMLQTRSGKRTGYAAVVIATDLVAEKRLSSREALSLVDPESLTQLLVPIFDPKAWRALPTVTEGLPASPGAASGHVVFTADDAVLCESKGEPALLVRKETAPDDIHGMYAAQGVLTATGGMTSHAAVVGRQMGKPSVVGAGELEIDEGRGRVRVGGVEILKNEYLSFDGLTGEVKCGQVATKPSEILQVLGGDLDGKHSEIYQRFERLLQWADTHRRLGIRANADLADQATIARSFGAEGIGLCRTEHMFFGEERIPIVQQMIMADNETDRRAALDNLLPLQRDDFYGLFKVMEGQPVTIRLIDPPLHEFLPKREELMVDIAIAEARGEVDEAVESKRQVLRRVEQLHEFNPMLGHRGVRLGITYPEITEMQSHAIIEAACRLAKEGVKVIPEIMIPLVGDVRELRAQRAIVDRVAVEVMDAQGVKVRYLVGTMIEVPRSSVTANEIALEADFFSFGTNDLTQMGYGFSRDDAGRFLRIYQDLKLIERDPFQSIDTVGIGELVRIGVERGRQTRPNLKLGICGEHGGDAASVHFFHQVGLDYVSASPFRIPVARLAAAQAALRDSA comes from the coding sequence ATGACAAAGAGAACTGAGAAACAAGCAACGAAAAAGGTTGTCCGAGGACCTCGTGCTGCACAGCGGAAAACGGCCAGGAAAAACGGTCGTGGGCGGGTGACAAGAAAGGCCCGAACAGCGAAAAACGTCTATTTCTTCGGCGAAGGTAAGGCCGAGGGGAACCGGGATATGCGGAACTCGCTGGGTGGCAAGGGCGCGGGACTGGCAGAAATGACTAACGCAGGTCTCCCCGTGCCACCAGGGTTTACGATATCGGCAGAAGTCTGTGGGCTCTACTACGCGCGGGAAGGAAAGTTACCAAGATCGTTAGACAAAGAAATCCTTAAGCATCTTATGCGTCTCGAGCGAGTCACTGATGCTAAGTTCGGCTCAACAGAGAACCCTCTTTTTGTGTCAGTCAGGTCTGGTTCGAGATTCTCAATGCCCGGCATGATGGACACAATTCTGAATCTTGGCCTGAATGACAAAACGGTTGAAGGTCTAAAGCGTAAGACGCGGAATGGTCGCTTTGCAGCGGACAGCTACCGCCGTTTTATACAGATGTTTGGCAATGTGGTGTTAGAAATTCCGAAGGAAGCGTTTGATGGTGTGTTTGAACGAGTCAAGCGCGACCAACGCACGCGGAAGGATACGGGGCTTAGTGAAAAAGCGCTAAGGATCGTCATTGATCGTTACAAGCGACTTGTCAAACGGAAGACAGGAAAATTGTTCCCCCAAGATCCATATCAACAACTTCAGATGGCCCGTGATGCTGTATTTCAATCATGGCAGAATCCGCGTGCGATCGAGTACCGAAGAATTTACGGTATTCCGAGCGACATTGGAACGGCTGTGAATGTCCAGTTAATGGTGTTTGGGAATACCGGCAATCGGTCGGCCACCGGCGTAGGATTCACACGAAATCCAGCTACAGGTCAGAAGGAGTTCTACGGCGAGTTTCTTGTTAACGCTCAGGGTGAGGATGTCGTGGCTGGCATTCGAACTCCAAAGCCGATCGCCGAGTTGGAAAAGCTGATGCCGAGCGCCTACCGCCAGCTCAGAAAAATTACTTCTCGGTTGGAACGACACTATCGTGATGTGCAGGATTTTGAGTTCACAATTCAGGACGAAGAGCTGTATATGTTGCAAACCCGCAGCGGCAAACGAACGGGATACGCCGCGGTCGTTATTGCCACCGACCTTGTTGCGGAGAAGCGGTTGTCTTCTAGGGAAGCGCTCTCGCTAGTCGATCCCGAGTCGCTGACGCAGTTGCTCGTGCCTATTTTTGATCCAAAGGCTTGGCGCGCCTTACCAACGGTGACCGAAGGGCTGCCTGCTTCACCTGGAGCAGCGTCTGGTCATGTTGTATTTACTGCTGATGATGCCGTTTTATGTGAATCAAAGGGTGAACCTGCATTGCTCGTTCGGAAGGAGACCGCGCCAGATGACATTCACGGTATGTATGCTGCTCAAGGTGTATTGACGGCGACAGGCGGCATGACATCTCACGCAGCGGTGGTTGGCCGACAGATGGGTAAACCGTCGGTCGTCGGGGCTGGGGAGCTCGAGATTGATGAGGGGCGAGGGCGTGTGCGAGTTGGCGGTGTAGAGATACTCAAAAACGAATACTTATCCTTCGATGGACTGACAGGCGAGGTGAAGTGTGGCCAGGTGGCTACAAAGCCAAGTGAGATTCTCCAAGTGCTTGGGGGCGATCTCGATGGCAAACATTCCGAGATTTATCAACGATTTGAACGGTTGCTTCAGTGGGCTGATACACATCGTCGCCTCGGAATCAGGGCAAACGCGGACTTAGCCGATCAGGCAACGATTGCTCGCTCATTTGGAGCTGAAGGAATCGGACTCTGTCGGACGGAACACATGTTTTTCGGCGAAGAACGCATTCCGATTGTCCAGCAAATGATCATGGCGGACAATGAAACTGACCGTCGTGCGGCGCTTGACAACTTGCTTCCTCTACAACGGGACGACTTCTATGGCCTATTTAAGGTTATGGAAGGGCAGCCGGTGACCATTCGTCTGATCGACCCTCCTCTTCACGAATTTCTACCAAAACGTGAAGAGTTGATGGTTGACATAGCTATCGCCGAGGCACGGGGGGAAGTGGATGAGGCTGTCGAGTCCAAGCGACAAGTGTTACGACGAGTGGAGCAACTCCACGAGTTTAATCCCATGCTTGGCCATCGTGGCGTTAGGCTCGGCATCACTTATCCTGAGATCACTGAGATGCAGTCTCACGCCATCATTGAAGCTGCTTGCCGTCTCGCGAAGGAAGGTGTCAAGGTAATTCCCGAAATAATGATTCCCTTAGTTGGCGACGTGCGTGAACTCCGAGCACAGAGAGCAATCGTCGATCGGGTGGCGGTTGAAGTCATGGACGCTCAAGGAGTGAAAGTGCGATACCTCGTGGGAACCATGATTGAGGTGCCACGTAGTTCGGTCACCGCCAATGAAATTGCATTAGAGGCAGACTTTTTTTCGTTTGGTACGAATGATCTTACACAGATGGGCTACGGCTTTTCACGCGATGACGCTGGACGATTTCTCAGAATTTATCAGGACCTTAAGTTGATTGAGCGGGATCCTTTCCAGTCAATCGATACTGTGGGTATTGGCGAACTCGTGCGGATTGGGGTAGAACGGGGGCGGCAAACCCGACCGAACCTGAAGCTTGGGATCTGCGGTGAGCACGGCGGTGATGCTGCGTCGGTGCACTTTTTTCATCAAGTAGGACTCGATTATGTTAGTGCTTCACCGTTTCGTATACCGGTCGCTCGCTTGGCCGCAGCCCAGGCCGCGCTACGCGATTCAGCTTGA
- a CDS encoding RNA methyltransferase, which produces MDRISSRRNDIVTAFRTAAAGQQERLLLDGKHLVEEALRADLSIKTLAMTASRLADNPLLAESLVEVGTKVISVTESVMDVISPVVTPSGIVALAERPLVTVDDVLRRTPQFVIGLVDVQNPGNLGAVIRTAEAGGATGIAATGKSADPYGWKALRGAMGGTFHIPVTWPTASLSFIADARASGLKVVAATPGSGRSLYEIDLTVPTLVMVGGEGSGLSQEIVSATDQALFIPMPGSADSLNAATAAALIIYEAFRQRYLAGASSLEGN; this is translated from the coding sequence GTGGACCGAATCTCTAGTCGAAGAAACGACATCGTCACCGCATTTCGTACCGCCGCCGCTGGGCAGCAGGAACGGCTACTACTCGATGGCAAGCATCTCGTTGAAGAGGCGCTACGGGCCGACCTTTCCATCAAAACCCTAGCAATGACGGCTTCGCGCCTAGCTGATAACCCTTTACTCGCAGAGTCATTGGTCGAAGTAGGCACTAAGGTGATTAGCGTTACCGAAAGTGTGATGGACGTAATTAGTCCGGTCGTTACTCCATCAGGAATTGTCGCTCTTGCTGAACGGCCACTCGTAACCGTTGACGATGTCCTGCGTAGAACTCCCCAGTTCGTCATTGGACTAGTCGACGTCCAAAATCCTGGAAATCTTGGCGCGGTCATACGCACTGCGGAAGCCGGTGGGGCTACCGGAATTGCAGCAACCGGGAAAAGCGCAGACCCCTACGGCTGGAAAGCCCTACGAGGAGCGATGGGTGGAACGTTTCATATTCCAGTCACGTGGCCTACTGCCTCGTTGTCGTTCATTGCCGATGCCCGGGCGTCTGGACTCAAAGTTGTGGCTGCAACTCCGGGTAGCGGTAGGTCGCTGTACGAGATCGATTTAACGGTGCCAACCCTCGTCATGGTCGGCGGTGAAGGCTCTGGCCTTTCGCAGGAGATCGTTTCCGCAACTGACCAAGCTCTCTTCATTCCAATGCCAGGCTCTGCCGACTCACTCAATGCTGCAACTGCCGCTGCCCTGATTATTTACGAAGCGTTTAGGCAGCGTTACCTCGCCGGTGCTTCCTCATTGGAAGGTAACTGA
- the greA gene encoding transcription elongation factor GreA: MVKGPLLKRFDDEIQKLERELKHELPKEIQRARELGDLRENAEYQAAKERQRLVQARVSMLQARASQVSLMNFEKLPRDRAGFGSTVELRELGGGSVTYHLVMPEDAEPDKGWISTASPIGRAVVGKEEGDELEVPTPTGTRKFELIKLTTVHDG, from the coding sequence ATGGTTAAAGGGCCGTTACTTAAACGTTTCGATGATGAAATTCAGAAGCTCGAACGAGAGCTCAAACACGAGCTCCCTAAGGAGATTCAGCGGGCTCGTGAACTTGGGGACCTCCGCGAAAATGCTGAATATCAGGCTGCGAAGGAGCGTCAACGATTGGTTCAGGCGAGGGTTTCAATGCTCCAGGCGCGCGCATCCCAGGTCTCCTTAATGAATTTTGAGAAACTGCCGAGAGATCGGGCTGGATTCGGTTCCACGGTTGAACTACGAGAGTTGGGTGGAGGGTCGGTGACCTATCATCTCGTTATGCCTGAGGATGCTGAGCCTGACAAGGGATGGATTTCGACTGCCTCACCGATTGGTCGTGCAGTTGTGGGCAAGGAGGAAGGTGATGAGTTAGAAGTGCCCACGCCAACTGGTACTCGGAAATTCGAGCTCATTAAGCTAACAACTGTACACGACGGTTGA
- a CDS encoding replication-associated recombination protein A — protein MMESNNLFSDPNQDASQGVASPLAERMRPRSLAEFVGQHDLLAPGRPLRKAIELDTLQSIILWGPPGTGKTTVARLIAVDTRAHFIAFSAVLSGIREIKTVMAEAQDARKRLGKSTIIFIDEIHRFNKAQQDAFLPRVEAGDITLVGATTENPSFEVNAALLSRSRVFVLKPLEVTDLITILTRSLGDRERGLGGCGLTATSEALEAIARHANGDARVALNLLELAATLAQKEDPESELQQDGLPITIDTSLLADLLQRRALLYDKTGEEHFNLISALHKSMRNSDPDASVYWLSRMLEAGEDPLYIARRLVRFASEDIGNADPRALMLAVAAREAVHFIGMPEGNTALAQAVLYLAMAPKSNAVFTAYTRAAADAHDRAAEPVPLHLRNAPTKLMRSFNYGKHYRYAHDEPGAVTEMDCLPPELQKRQYYRPTDRGYERTISERLLELKRSKAKKNWKT, from the coding sequence ATGATGGAGTCGAACAATCTTTTCTCTGATCCCAATCAAGACGCATCTCAGGGTGTAGCTTCGCCGCTCGCTGAACGAATGAGACCGCGTTCATTGGCTGAATTCGTCGGTCAACACGATTTGCTTGCACCAGGCCGCCCACTCCGAAAAGCGATTGAACTCGATACACTTCAATCAATTATTTTATGGGGTCCGCCAGGCACTGGAAAAACTACCGTCGCCAGACTGATCGCTGTCGATACACGCGCACACTTTATAGCCTTCAGCGCCGTGCTCTCAGGAATTCGAGAAATCAAGACTGTTATGGCTGAGGCTCAAGATGCACGAAAGCGATTGGGCAAAAGCACAATTATTTTCATCGACGAAATTCATCGATTTAATAAAGCTCAACAGGATGCATTCCTGCCCCGAGTCGAAGCTGGTGACATCACGCTCGTCGGAGCCACGACGGAGAACCCGTCATTTGAAGTGAACGCGGCGCTCCTCTCACGATCTCGAGTTTTTGTCCTAAAGCCATTAGAAGTAACTGACCTCATAACTATCCTCACACGCTCTCTCGGCGATCGAGAACGTGGACTTGGTGGCTGTGGTCTGACTGCAACGTCGGAGGCCCTAGAAGCAATTGCTCGCCATGCAAACGGCGATGCCAGAGTAGCACTTAACCTGCTCGAACTCGCAGCAACGTTGGCCCAGAAAGAGGACCCGGAAAGTGAATTACAGCAAGATGGCTTACCGATAACCATTGATACATCTTTACTTGCCGATTTACTCCAACGACGAGCTCTCCTCTACGACAAAACCGGCGAAGAGCATTTCAATCTCATCTCAGCTCTCCATAAGTCGATGCGCAATAGCGACCCTGATGCGTCGGTCTACTGGCTTTCCAGAATGCTCGAAGCAGGTGAAGACCCACTCTACATTGCACGCCGCTTGGTTAGGTTTGCCTCTGAGGATATCGGTAACGCCGATCCACGTGCCTTGATGCTCGCGGTGGCAGCGAGGGAAGCCGTGCACTTTATCGGGATGCCCGAAGGCAATACCGCCCTCGCACAGGCTGTGCTCTACCTAGCAATGGCGCCAAAGAGCAACGCCGTCTTCACCGCCTATACACGCGCCGCTGCAGATGCACACGACCGCGCCGCGGAACCGGTCCCCCTCCATCTCCGTAACGCACCGACAAAACTTATGCGGTCTTTCAATTATGGAAAACACTACCGTTACGCACACGATGAGCCAGGTGCCGTCACCGAGATGGACTGCTTACCCCCTGAACTGCAGAAGCGCCAATACTACAGGCCGACCGACCGTGGTTACGAGCGAACTATCTCCGAACGTCTACTTGAATTGAAGAGGTCGAAAGCCAAGAAGAATTGGAAGACGTGA